The Andrena cerasifolii isolate SP2316 chromosome 15, iyAndCera1_principal, whole genome shotgun sequence genome includes a window with the following:
- the Mib2 gene encoding E3 ubiquitin-protein ligase mind bomb 2: protein MLEVGLRVVRGQDWKWDDQDGGEGHAGTVVEIGKPPAFGNSASSPNPSDRTPDKTVIVQWDHGSRSNYRIGYQGAYDLLVFDNAATGVKHANIICDGCRRHGIIGIRWKCAQCPDYDLCTQCYMADVHDLSHTFQRFQAANSVGVQLAPREGCAKIPLKGIFIGAKVIRGPDWEWGNQDGGRGKTGRVMDIRGWDNESSRSVATVTWSKGSTNVYRLGYKGCVDLCYVEEATTGTYYKEHLPLLGQPVITISDNGGHLTPTGSGVPSVVSSPRHSTFNVGDKIKVLVDVETLKEMQEGHGGWNPRMAEYIGKVGRVHRITDKGDVRVQFDGCNNRWTFHPGALTKVTSKDTFSLGDIVRVKTDLSAVKLYQRGHGEWIDVMKNALGKTGKVIKIYSDGDLRVALDGHTWTFNPQSVMLVPPGTETVSVQDESNRSRDWSVEGVDTEVEKLLRDAARGEAGVSAVQEFLKKYPGRVDARAGGPGGGKKTCLQVAAHQGQRDLCTLLLDAGASLRAVDEDGDTPLHYAAFGNQPEIMELVLSRGAPINAVNNGKCSALHVAVNKKHAQCVKVLLRHHCDVSLQDSYGDTALHDAIGKDAIGKDALDIIDALCSYDRVDFTLRNRRGFNVLHHAALKGNAHATERLVGRARHLVDVKKEDGFAALHLAALNGHRDVAAILLSQNGGHAKVDLRNNRRQTPLHLATSQGHWALVELLVHHNADIASTDADGDTVLHIAIVKSPNQTNVVPTPESCRDSPLIYAIWQSLARQSAKTELALACFLVSVDRSCTLLEHARNSKSKTPLDLLEADPQIAQCADLLRCYQYQSHSVQLEIENALVYQIDSTSQPEVAREPSNGIPGSGDASECHSCLGLVTNGSKEGNRYTPGSSVAIHNCSHCGHGVANTPAIQGVDGQSATGETKPEDSAKDDSLEDKEENQDKEKDKDLERLRYLETRIADLEEANMCSICMERRRNVAFLCGHGACEHCAAPLKTCHMCRKVITKKINLY from the exons ATGTTGGAAGTCGGGCTGAGGGTGGTCCGTGGGCAAGACTGGAAGTGGGACGACCAGGACGGAGGCGAGGGCCACGCAGGCACCGTTGTGGAGATTGGGAAACCTCCCGCCTTTGGCAATTCAGCTTCCAGTCCCAACCCTTCGGACCGGACGCCGGATAAGACTGTCATCGTGCAGTGGGATCACGGATCTAGGAGCAATTACAGGATCGGGTACCAGGGAGCCTACGACCTGCTGGTGTTTGACAATGCCGCGACTGGAGTCAAGCACGCCAATATTATCTGTGATGGGTGTAGGAGACACGGGATAATCGGCATTCGATGGAAGTGCGCGCAATGCCCCGACTACGACCTGTGCACTCAATGCTACATGGCCGACGTGCACGACTTGAGTCATACCTTCCAAAGATTTCAGGCGGCTAATTCAGTTGG GGTGCAACTAGCTCCGAGAGAAGGCTGTGCAAAGATACCCTTAAAGGGGATATTTATCGGGGCAAAGGTGATCCGAGGTCCGGACTGGGAGTGGGGGAATCAGGATGGAGGTCGAG GGAAAACTGGCAGGGTAATGGATATACGGGGTTGGGACAATGAAAGCAGTCGTTCGGTAGCGACTGTCACGTGGTCCAAGGGCAGTACAAATGTCTATCGTCTTGGTTACAAGGGTTGCGTAGATTTGTGTTACGTCGAGGAAGCCACCACGGGCACGTACTACAAGGAGCACTTACCGCTGCTCGGTCAGCCAGTAATAACGATATCTGACAACGGAGGCCACTTGACGCCGACCGGGAGTGGTGTTCCTTCCGTTGTATCTAGTCCACGCCACTCCACGTTCAACGTTGGGGACAAAATAAAGGTACTGGTTGACGTAGAGACGCTGAAAGAGATGCAAGAGGGCCACGGCGGTTGGAACCCACGAATGGCTGAATACATAGGAAAG GTCGGCAGAGTCCATCGCATCACGGACAAAGGCGACGTTCGCGTACAGTTCGACGGGTGCAACAACAGATGGACCTTCCACCCAGGCGCGCTGACAAAAGTCACCAGTAAGGACACCTTTTCCCTGGGCGACATCGTAAGAGTGAAGACCGACTTATCCGCCGTGAAGCTGTACCAACGAGGCCACGGGGAGTGGATAGACGTGATGAAAAACGCTCTGGGGAAGACCGGCAAAGTGATTAAGATCTATTCGGACGGAGACCTCCGAGTGGCACTGGATGGCCACACGTGGACCTTCAATCCCCAAAGCGTGATGCTCGTCCCTCCGGGAACCGAAACAGTGTCCGTGCAGGATGAGTCGAATCGAAGCAGAGACTGGTCTG TCGAAGGTGTGGATACCGAGGTGGAGAAGCTACTACGCGACGCAGCCAGGGGAGAGGCTGGTGTGTCTGCGGTGCAGGAGTTTCTGAAGAAGTACCCCGGTAGAGTGGACGCCAGAGCCGGTGGTCCGGGAGGTGGGAAAAAGACTTGCCTACAGGTCGCAGCGCACCAAGGCCAGCGTGATCTCTGTACTCTTCTCCTGGATGCTGGTGCATCGTTGAGAGCGGTAGACGAGGACGGAGACACCCCTCTTCACTACGCTGCGTTTGG CAACCAGCCGGAGATAATGGAGCTGGTGTTGTCCCGCGGGGCACCGATCAACGCGGTGAACAATGGGAAATGCAGTGCCCTGCACGTGGCTGTGAACAAGAAGCACGCGCAGTGCGTGAAAGTCCTTCTGCGTCACCATTGCGACGTCAGCTTGCAGGATTCCTACGGGGACACCGCGCTGCACGACGCGATAGGCAAAGATGCCATTGGAAAGGACGCCCTGGACATAATCGACGCCCTTTGCTCGTACGACAGAGTCGACTTCACCTTGAGGAACAGGCGCGGCTTCAACGTGCTGCATCACGCTGCTTTGAAAGGGAATGCACA CGCGACAGAGAGATTGGTAGGACGAGCGAGACACCTGGTGGACGTGAAGAAGGAGGACGGTTTCGCTGCCCTGCACCTTGCTGCTCTGAACGGCCACAGAGACGTCGCTGCTATTCTTCTTTCCCAGAACGGTGGCCACGCCAAGGTGGACTTGAGGAACAACCGTCGACAGACACCGCTGCACTTGGCGACCTCCCAGGGCCACTGGGCTCTGGTGGAGTTGCTGGTGCACCACAACGCGGACATTGCCAGCACGGACGCCGATGGCGACACCGTGCTGCATATCGCTATAGTGAAGAGCCCGAATCAAACGAACGTCGTTCCTACTCCCGAGAGCTGTCGCGACTCGCCTCTCATCTACGCG ATATGGCAGAGTCTGGCGAGACAGAGCGCGAAGACGGAGCTAGCATTGGCGTGCTTCTTGGTCAGCGTGGACCGGAGTTGCACTCTGCTGGAGCATGCGAGGAACTCCAAGAGTAAGACGCCTCTGGATCTACTCGAAGCTGACCCGCAGATTGCGCAGTGCGCTGATCTGCTGCGCTGCTATCAATACCAAAGTCACAGTGTACAGTTGGA GATAGAGAACGCTCTGGTATATCAGATAGACTCAACCTCCCAGCCAGAAGTGGCACGCGAGCCCAGCAACGGAATCCCCGGCTCTGGCGACGCCTCTGAATGCCACAGTTGCTTAGGTCTAGTAACAAATGGATCGAAGGAGGGTAACAGGTACACCCCGGGCAGCAGCGTTGCGATCCACAACTGCTCCCACTGCGGCCACGGAGTCGCCAACACGCCAGCGATTCAAG GCGTGGACGGCCAGTCTGCCACCGGTGAGACGAAACCAGAGGACAGTGCGAAGGATGACTCACTGGAAGACAAGGAGGAGAATCAAGACAAAGAGAAGGACAAGGATTTAGAGCGACTGCGCTATTTAGAGACTAGGATAGCCGATCTAGAGGAAGCGAACATGTGCAGCATCTGCATGGAGCGTCGGCGCAACGTCGCCTTCCTCTGCGGCCATGGAGCCTGCGAGCACTGCGCTGCCCCGCTGAAAACCTGTCACATGTGTCGCAAAGTTATCACCAAGAAGATTAACTTGTACTAG
- the LOC143377017 gene encoding uncharacterized protein LOC143377017 isoform X3: protein MDPLGSDGSGDGDVERRGAGRGRGRGPWTSSAQEAHAMRRPHQHTIEMQTTGPTESRKEHGKVDKSHDCILKKSTLSVHAAEFIPKSYPVKQPMQQQQSSARFVQKHSVQDRLQMAREIPLQAEMMHEVQNSACNYDGPQQYQLMDHGQQFDSFSRQQEQTTHMHNYGDFDGGSGDYKDKHQELGGEEDKYLIKLSNVQQNLLSIIHSLTLDPGQFTSIVKPLINHLRPHLKFPSQFQEILKIIIQQSINEDNFRYSGARLCASLDSTVKPAEQTSFREILYILCKNETEGQASNWKQRDDHTEEEQKRCHGLILFLAELVTQMERTSPFGLGDLLIQLIIVILKKPAPNSVKNICQALKLAGQTLEKDKGGSRKDMENMMRSLTELVTAGRVDPHVGRMVHSVHELRNGNWGQEPPVEPTGPVDLNQAVDEPVCYGPDGKVLTAEENKFLEDVADSAVDVEDHVVLAHWTSEDDDDYDAAYTEFLNDIPKQIKNQAQ from the exons ATGGATCCTCTCGGGAGCGACGGGAGCGGCGACGGGGACGTGGAGCGACGAGGAGCTGGCCGCGGCCGAGGCCGTGGGCCGTGGACCTCCAGTGCACAGGAAGCTCACGCGATGAGGAGACCGCACCAACATACCATTGAAATGCAGACAACAG GTCCCACAGAGTCGAGGAAGGAGCACGGGAAGGTGGACAAATCGCATGATTGTATACTAAAGAAGTCGACGCTGTCCGTGCACGCCGCTGAATTCATTCCAAAGTCGTATCCTGTTAAGCAACCTATG cagcagcagcaatcgTCGGCGAGATTCGTGCAGAAGCATTCTGTGCAGGACAGACTGCAGATGGCGAGGGAAATTCCGCTGCAGGCGGAAATGATGCACGAGGTGCAGAATTCGGCGTGCAACTACGACGGTCCTCAGCAGTACCAGCTGATGGACCACGGGCAGCAGTTCGACAGCTTCTCACGGCAGCAGGAGCAGACCACGCATATGCATAATTACGGGGACTTCGACGGAGGTTCTGGAGACTATAAAGATAAACACCAG GAGTTGGGCGGAGAGGAGGATAAATATTTAATCAAACTTTCAAACGTACAACAGAACCTGCTGAGTATCATACACTCCTTGACATTGGATCCAGGGCAGTTCACTTCGATCGTGAAGCCACTCATAAATCATCTTAGGCCTCATCTAAAATTTCCTAGTCAGTTCCAAGAGATCCTAAAAATAATCATTCAACAG TCTATAAACGAGGATAACTTTCGGTACAGCGGCGCTCGACTCTGCGCATCTCTAGACAGCACCGTGAAGCCCGCCGAGCAGACGTCGTTCAGagagattttatatatttt GTGTAAGAACGAAACGGAGGGTCAAGCCTCGAATTGGAAGCAGAGGGATGATCACACGGAGGAGGAACAGAAAAGATGCCACGGATTGATATTATTCCTAGCTGAGCTGGTTACTCAGATGGAACGCACTTCCCCCTTCGGCCTGGGCGACTTGCTGATTCAGCTGATCATAGTGATTTTGAAGAAGCCCGCGCCAAACTCTGTCAAGAACATCTGCCAAGCCCTGAAG CTGGCGGGACAGACTCTGGAGAAGGACAAAGGTGGCAGTCGCAAGGACATGGAGAACATGATGCGCTCGTTGACGGAGCTCGTAACAGCTGGCAGAGTGGATCCCCATGTGGGACGCATGGTGCACAGTGTGCACGAATTGAGAAATGGGAACTGGGGGCAGGAGCCCCCTGTGGAGCCCACCGGTCCGGTGGATCTCAATCAAGCAGTTGACGAGCCTGTGTGCTACGGTCCTGATGGGAAAGTGCTGACCGCTGAGGAGAATAAATTTCTGGAAGACGTTGCGGATAGCGCTGTGGATGTGGAGGACCATGT AGTATTAGCACACTGGACgtccgaggacgacgacgactacgacgctGCGTACACCGAATTTTTGAATGATATCCCTAAGCAGATTAAAAATCAAGCACAGTAA
- the LOC143377017 gene encoding uncharacterized protein LOC143377017 isoform X1, which translates to MDPLGSDGSGDGDVERRGAGRGRGRGPWTSSAQEAHAMRRPHQHTIEMQTTGPTESRKEHGKVDKSHDCILKKSTLSVHAAEFIPKSYPVKQPMQQQQQQSSARFVQKHSVQDRLQMAREIPLQAEMMHEVQNSACNYDGPQQYQLMDHGQQFDSFSRQQEQTTHMHNYGDFDGGSGDYKDKHQELGGEEDKYLIKLSNVQQNLLSIIHSLTLDPGQFTSIVKPLINHLRPHLKFPSQFQEILKIIIQQSINEDNFRYSGARLCASLDSTVKPAEQTSFREILYILCKNETEGQASNWKQRDDHTEEEQKRCHGLILFLAELVTQMERTSPFGLGDLLIQLIIVILKKPAPNSVKNICQALKLAGQTLEKDKGGSRKDMENMMRSLTELVTAGRVDPHVGRMVHSVHELRNGNWGQEPPVEPTGPVDLNQAVDEPVCYGPDGKVLTAEENKFLEDVADSAVDVEDHVVLAHWTSEDDDDYDAAYTEFLNDIPKQIKNQAQ; encoded by the exons ATGGATCCTCTCGGGAGCGACGGGAGCGGCGACGGGGACGTGGAGCGACGAGGAGCTGGCCGCGGCCGAGGCCGTGGGCCGTGGACCTCCAGTGCACAGGAAGCTCACGCGATGAGGAGACCGCACCAACATACCATTGAAATGCAGACAACAG GTCCCACAGAGTCGAGGAAGGAGCACGGGAAGGTGGACAAATCGCATGATTGTATACTAAAGAAGTCGACGCTGTCCGTGCACGCCGCTGAATTCATTCCAAAGTCGTATCCTGTTAAGCAACCTATG cagcagcagcagcagcaatcgTCGGCGAGATTCGTGCAGAAGCATTCTGTGCAGGACAGACTGCAGATGGCGAGGGAAATTCCGCTGCAGGCGGAAATGATGCACGAGGTGCAGAATTCGGCGTGCAACTACGACGGTCCTCAGCAGTACCAGCTGATGGACCACGGGCAGCAGTTCGACAGCTTCTCACGGCAGCAGGAGCAGACCACGCATATGCATAATTACGGGGACTTCGACGGAGGTTCTGGAGACTATAAAGATAAACACCAG GAGTTGGGCGGAGAGGAGGATAAATATTTAATCAAACTTTCAAACGTACAACAGAACCTGCTGAGTATCATACACTCCTTGACATTGGATCCAGGGCAGTTCACTTCGATCGTGAAGCCACTCATAAATCATCTTAGGCCTCATCTAAAATTTCCTAGTCAGTTCCAAGAGATCCTAAAAATAATCATTCAACAG TCTATAAACGAGGATAACTTTCGGTACAGCGGCGCTCGACTCTGCGCATCTCTAGACAGCACCGTGAAGCCCGCCGAGCAGACGTCGTTCAGagagattttatatatttt GTGTAAGAACGAAACGGAGGGTCAAGCCTCGAATTGGAAGCAGAGGGATGATCACACGGAGGAGGAACAGAAAAGATGCCACGGATTGATATTATTCCTAGCTGAGCTGGTTACTCAGATGGAACGCACTTCCCCCTTCGGCCTGGGCGACTTGCTGATTCAGCTGATCATAGTGATTTTGAAGAAGCCCGCGCCAAACTCTGTCAAGAACATCTGCCAAGCCCTGAAG CTGGCGGGACAGACTCTGGAGAAGGACAAAGGTGGCAGTCGCAAGGACATGGAGAACATGATGCGCTCGTTGACGGAGCTCGTAACAGCTGGCAGAGTGGATCCCCATGTGGGACGCATGGTGCACAGTGTGCACGAATTGAGAAATGGGAACTGGGGGCAGGAGCCCCCTGTGGAGCCCACCGGTCCGGTGGATCTCAATCAAGCAGTTGACGAGCCTGTGTGCTACGGTCCTGATGGGAAAGTGCTGACCGCTGAGGAGAATAAATTTCTGGAAGACGTTGCGGATAGCGCTGTGGATGTGGAGGACCATGT AGTATTAGCACACTGGACgtccgaggacgacgacgactacgacgctGCGTACACCGAATTTTTGAATGATATCCCTAAGCAGATTAAAAATCAAGCACAGTAA
- the LOC143377017 gene encoding uncharacterized protein LOC143377017 isoform X2, which translates to MDPLGSDGSGDGDVERRGAGRGRGRGPWTSSAQEAHAMRRPHQHTIEMQTTGPTESRKEHGKVDKSHDCILKKSTLSVHAAEFIPKSYPVKQPMQQQQQSSARFVQKHSVQDRLQMAREIPLQAEMMHEVQNSACNYDGPQQYQLMDHGQQFDSFSRQQEQTTHMHNYGDFDGGSGDYKDKHQELGGEEDKYLIKLSNVQQNLLSIIHSLTLDPGQFTSIVKPLINHLRPHLKFPSQFQEILKIIIQQSINEDNFRYSGARLCASLDSTVKPAEQTSFREILYILCKNETEGQASNWKQRDDHTEEEQKRCHGLILFLAELVTQMERTSPFGLGDLLIQLIIVILKKPAPNSVKNICQALKLAGQTLEKDKGGSRKDMENMMRSLTELVTAGRVDPHVGRMVHSVHELRNGNWGQEPPVEPTGPVDLNQAVDEPVCYGPDGKVLTAEENKFLEDVADSAVDVEDHVVLAHWTSEDDDDYDAAYTEFLNDIPKQIKNQAQ; encoded by the exons ATGGATCCTCTCGGGAGCGACGGGAGCGGCGACGGGGACGTGGAGCGACGAGGAGCTGGCCGCGGCCGAGGCCGTGGGCCGTGGACCTCCAGTGCACAGGAAGCTCACGCGATGAGGAGACCGCACCAACATACCATTGAAATGCAGACAACAG GTCCCACAGAGTCGAGGAAGGAGCACGGGAAGGTGGACAAATCGCATGATTGTATACTAAAGAAGTCGACGCTGTCCGTGCACGCCGCTGAATTCATTCCAAAGTCGTATCCTGTTAAGCAACCTATG cagcagcagcagcaatcgTCGGCGAGATTCGTGCAGAAGCATTCTGTGCAGGACAGACTGCAGATGGCGAGGGAAATTCCGCTGCAGGCGGAAATGATGCACGAGGTGCAGAATTCGGCGTGCAACTACGACGGTCCTCAGCAGTACCAGCTGATGGACCACGGGCAGCAGTTCGACAGCTTCTCACGGCAGCAGGAGCAGACCACGCATATGCATAATTACGGGGACTTCGACGGAGGTTCTGGAGACTATAAAGATAAACACCAG GAGTTGGGCGGAGAGGAGGATAAATATTTAATCAAACTTTCAAACGTACAACAGAACCTGCTGAGTATCATACACTCCTTGACATTGGATCCAGGGCAGTTCACTTCGATCGTGAAGCCACTCATAAATCATCTTAGGCCTCATCTAAAATTTCCTAGTCAGTTCCAAGAGATCCTAAAAATAATCATTCAACAG TCTATAAACGAGGATAACTTTCGGTACAGCGGCGCTCGACTCTGCGCATCTCTAGACAGCACCGTGAAGCCCGCCGAGCAGACGTCGTTCAGagagattttatatatttt GTGTAAGAACGAAACGGAGGGTCAAGCCTCGAATTGGAAGCAGAGGGATGATCACACGGAGGAGGAACAGAAAAGATGCCACGGATTGATATTATTCCTAGCTGAGCTGGTTACTCAGATGGAACGCACTTCCCCCTTCGGCCTGGGCGACTTGCTGATTCAGCTGATCATAGTGATTTTGAAGAAGCCCGCGCCAAACTCTGTCAAGAACATCTGCCAAGCCCTGAAG CTGGCGGGACAGACTCTGGAGAAGGACAAAGGTGGCAGTCGCAAGGACATGGAGAACATGATGCGCTCGTTGACGGAGCTCGTAACAGCTGGCAGAGTGGATCCCCATGTGGGACGCATGGTGCACAGTGTGCACGAATTGAGAAATGGGAACTGGGGGCAGGAGCCCCCTGTGGAGCCCACCGGTCCGGTGGATCTCAATCAAGCAGTTGACGAGCCTGTGTGCTACGGTCCTGATGGGAAAGTGCTGACCGCTGAGGAGAATAAATTTCTGGAAGACGTTGCGGATAGCGCTGTGGATGTGGAGGACCATGT AGTATTAGCACACTGGACgtccgaggacgacgacgactacgacgctGCGTACACCGAATTTTTGAATGATATCCCTAAGCAGATTAAAAATCAAGCACAGTAA
- the LOC143377017 gene encoding uncharacterized protein LOC143377017 isoform X4 yields the protein MDPLGSDGSGDGDVERRGAGRGRGRGPWTSSAQEAHAMRRPHQHTIEMQTTGPTESRKEHGKVDKSHDCILKKSTLSVHAAEFIPKSYPVKQPMQQQSSARFVQKHSVQDRLQMAREIPLQAEMMHEVQNSACNYDGPQQYQLMDHGQQFDSFSRQQEQTTHMHNYGDFDGGSGDYKDKHQELGGEEDKYLIKLSNVQQNLLSIIHSLTLDPGQFTSIVKPLINHLRPHLKFPSQFQEILKIIIQQSINEDNFRYSGARLCASLDSTVKPAEQTSFREILYILCKNETEGQASNWKQRDDHTEEEQKRCHGLILFLAELVTQMERTSPFGLGDLLIQLIIVILKKPAPNSVKNICQALKLAGQTLEKDKGGSRKDMENMMRSLTELVTAGRVDPHVGRMVHSVHELRNGNWGQEPPVEPTGPVDLNQAVDEPVCYGPDGKVLTAEENKFLEDVADSAVDVEDHVVLAHWTSEDDDDYDAAYTEFLNDIPKQIKNQAQ from the exons ATGGATCCTCTCGGGAGCGACGGGAGCGGCGACGGGGACGTGGAGCGACGAGGAGCTGGCCGCGGCCGAGGCCGTGGGCCGTGGACCTCCAGTGCACAGGAAGCTCACGCGATGAGGAGACCGCACCAACATACCATTGAAATGCAGACAACAG GTCCCACAGAGTCGAGGAAGGAGCACGGGAAGGTGGACAAATCGCATGATTGTATACTAAAGAAGTCGACGCTGTCCGTGCACGCCGCTGAATTCATTCCAAAGTCGTATCCTGTTAAGCAACCTATG cagcagcaatcgTCGGCGAGATTCGTGCAGAAGCATTCTGTGCAGGACAGACTGCAGATGGCGAGGGAAATTCCGCTGCAGGCGGAAATGATGCACGAGGTGCAGAATTCGGCGTGCAACTACGACGGTCCTCAGCAGTACCAGCTGATGGACCACGGGCAGCAGTTCGACAGCTTCTCACGGCAGCAGGAGCAGACCACGCATATGCATAATTACGGGGACTTCGACGGAGGTTCTGGAGACTATAAAGATAAACACCAG GAGTTGGGCGGAGAGGAGGATAAATATTTAATCAAACTTTCAAACGTACAACAGAACCTGCTGAGTATCATACACTCCTTGACATTGGATCCAGGGCAGTTCACTTCGATCGTGAAGCCACTCATAAATCATCTTAGGCCTCATCTAAAATTTCCTAGTCAGTTCCAAGAGATCCTAAAAATAATCATTCAACAG TCTATAAACGAGGATAACTTTCGGTACAGCGGCGCTCGACTCTGCGCATCTCTAGACAGCACCGTGAAGCCCGCCGAGCAGACGTCGTTCAGagagattttatatatttt GTGTAAGAACGAAACGGAGGGTCAAGCCTCGAATTGGAAGCAGAGGGATGATCACACGGAGGAGGAACAGAAAAGATGCCACGGATTGATATTATTCCTAGCTGAGCTGGTTACTCAGATGGAACGCACTTCCCCCTTCGGCCTGGGCGACTTGCTGATTCAGCTGATCATAGTGATTTTGAAGAAGCCCGCGCCAAACTCTGTCAAGAACATCTGCCAAGCCCTGAAG CTGGCGGGACAGACTCTGGAGAAGGACAAAGGTGGCAGTCGCAAGGACATGGAGAACATGATGCGCTCGTTGACGGAGCTCGTAACAGCTGGCAGAGTGGATCCCCATGTGGGACGCATGGTGCACAGTGTGCACGAATTGAGAAATGGGAACTGGGGGCAGGAGCCCCCTGTGGAGCCCACCGGTCCGGTGGATCTCAATCAAGCAGTTGACGAGCCTGTGTGCTACGGTCCTGATGGGAAAGTGCTGACCGCTGAGGAGAATAAATTTCTGGAAGACGTTGCGGATAGCGCTGTGGATGTGGAGGACCATGT AGTATTAGCACACTGGACgtccgaggacgacgacgactacgacgctGCGTACACCGAATTTTTGAATGATATCCCTAAGCAGATTAAAAATCAAGCACAGTAA
- the LOC143377019 gene encoding uncharacterized protein LOC143377019, with protein sequence MGHSQVAVLLLLSAVVAVNGGYYQSRILTSGGTAGCEAYTCGVNARCTISEGRPVCSCMNLHMGDPLSRCVRVECLINEDCSNSKVCTNNRCINPCEGLCGVNAICETRSHVPTCYCPPGQTGDPFTSCRLADPQAACKPNPCGLNTKCEVVNEIPVCSCLPGYLGSPLTGCRHECESDAECPSHLACVSSFRCESPCACGSNAECKVVNHQAICSCPKNWLGNALVACRPECTSHSDCPGNKPACLYQKCMNPCDGVCGVNADCNLRGITPVCSCPSHMTGNPFFSCMLDGRDICDPNPCGTGAICTPGHDSTGKERPVCTCPTGYIGNALVSCQRGECFTDSECPDSKACIDFTCQNPCTGKQCGPSAVCSPRRHIAVCTCPDGTRGDALYTCNPVDSRSAYSYGRQYKYRYH encoded by the exons ATGGGCCACTCGCAGGTGGCAGTTCTGCTACTTCTCTCAGCAGTGGTAGCAGTCAACGGTGGATATTATCAGTCAAGGATACTCACATCTGGGGGCACTG CTGGCTGCGAAGCCTACACTTGCGGAGTGAATGCAAGATGTACGATCAGCGAAGGCAGGCCAGTGTGCTCGTGCATGAACCTGCACATGGGAGATCCTCTTTCACGTTGCGTACGCGTCGAGTGTCTGA TCAACGAGGACTGCAGTAACAGCAAGGTGTGCACGAACAACAGATGTATAAATCCCTGCGAAGGCCTCTGCGGCGTGAACGCGATTTGCGAGACAAGGAGCCACGTTCCAACGTGCTATTGTCCTCCTGGGCAGACCGGGGACCCGTTCACCTCCTGTCGTTTAGCTGATCCCC AGGCCGCCTGCAAGCCGAACCCCTGCGGCCTGAACACCAAGTGCGAGGTGGTGAACGAAATACCGGTCTGCAGCTGTCTGCCGGGCTACCTGGGCTCCCCTTTAACCGGCTGCCGCCATGAATGCGAAAGCGACGCCGAGTGCCCCAGCCACTTAGCCTGCGTGAGCTCCTTCAGGTGCGAGAGCCCCTGCGCGTGCGGCAGCAACGCGGAGTGCAAGGTCGTCAACCACCAAGCTATATGCAGCTGTCCGAAG AATTGGCTGGGCAACGCTCTGGTGGCCTGCAGACCAGAGTGCACCTCTCACTCCGACTGCCCGGGGAACAAACCCGCCTGCCTCTACCAGAAATGCATGAACCCCTGCGACGGGGTGTGCGGAGTGAACGCCGACTGCAACCTGAGGGGCATCACCCCGGTCTGCAGCTGTCCAAGCCACATGACCGGCAATCCTTTCTTCAGCTGCATGCTCGACGGAC GTGATATCTGCGACCCGAACCCCTGCGGCACGGGCGCGATCTGCACACCAGGGCACGACAGCACGGGGAAGGAGAGGCCAGTGTGCACCTGCCCCACCGGGTACATCGGCAACGCGCTGGTCAGCTGCCAGCGGGGCGAGTGCTTCACGGACAGCGAGTGCCCTGATAGCAAGGCCTGCATAGACTTCACCTGCCAGAACCCGTGCACCGGCAAACAGTGCGGACCCAGCGCAGTGTGTAGCCCGCGGCGACACATAGCAGTCTGCACTTGCCCCGATGGGACCAGGGGAGACGCACTGTACACGTGCAATCCTGTCGACAGCAGGTCCGCTTACAGCTACGGGCGGCAGTACAAGTATAGGTATCATTAG